In Chloroflexota bacterium, a genomic segment contains:
- the map gene encoding type I methionyl aminopeptidase — protein sequence MRVEQPRIQNTGIIIKSPAELETMRQASRVVAKTVAALIKAVRPGVTTGELDDLADGVIRSSGATPSFKGYRGFPKSICTSINEEVVHGIPGKRVIRQGDVVSLDVGAIVDGFHGDSAVTVGAGEISETAKALLEAAEGSLTSAIAACRVGARMGDVSWAAQECAESRGFGVVREYVGHGIGRALHEEPAVPNYGIPGRGIPLRHGMVLAIEPMVNAGTWKTKVLPDGWTVVTEDGSISAHFEHTVAILEQGPEVLTARN from the coding sequence ATGCGGGTCGAACAACCACGGATCCAGAACACAGGCATCATCATCAAGTCGCCTGCCGAATTGGAAACGATGCGGCAGGCGAGCCGTGTTGTGGCCAAAACCGTTGCCGCCCTGATCAAGGCGGTGCGGCCCGGCGTCACGACCGGCGAGTTGGATGACCTGGCGGACGGCGTGATTCGCTCCAGCGGGGCGACCCCGTCGTTCAAGGGTTACCGGGGCTTTCCGAAAAGCATCTGCACGTCAATAAATGAAGAAGTGGTGCACGGCATCCCCGGCAAGCGCGTCATCCGCCAGGGTGATGTGGTGAGCCTGGATGTGGGCGCCATAGTTGACGGCTTTCATGGCGATTCCGCTGTGACCGTCGGCGCAGGTGAGATATCGGAGACCGCGAAGGCGCTGCTGGAGGCGGCTGAAGGCTCGCTGACCTCCGCCATCGCGGCGTGCCGGGTCGGTGCGCGTATGGGAGATGTCTCCTGGGCGGCGCAGGAATGCGCCGAATCCAGGGGGTTTGGCGTTGTGCGGGAATATGTGGGACACGGCATCGGCCGCGCGCTCCATGAGGAGCCGGCTGTGCCGAATTATGGGATACCCGGCAGGGGCATCCCCTTGCGGCATGGGATGGTGCTGGCCATCGAGCCGATGGTGAACGCCGGCACCTGGAAGACAAAGGTCCTGCCGGACGGCTGGACGGTGGTGACGGAAGATGGCAGCATCTCCGCCCACTTTGAGCATACGGTCGCGATTCTGGAGCAGGGACCGGAAGTCCTGACGGCCAGAAACTGA
- a CDS encoding adenylate kinase: MQIILLGAPGSGKGTQATVVAKQLGIAHISSGDLFREEQAKGTELGLLAKKYMEKGELVPDEVTIKMILGRIQRPDCKKGYLLDGFPRTLPQATALDEALAKARSGAIDKAVYLKVSEKELLQRLGGRWICRAAQHPYHIVNAPPKVKGKCDIDGSELFQRPDDSEETARRRLKVYFDQTAPLIEYYRKQKRLAEVNGEQDIEKVSKDLSSVLK; this comes from the coding sequence GTGCAGATTATCCTTTTAGGAGCGCCGGGGTCAGGCAAAGGCACACAGGCGACTGTTGTGGCCAAGCAGCTCGGCATCGCCCATATCTCATCGGGCGATCTCTTCCGCGAAGAGCAGGCCAAAGGCACTGAGCTCGGCCTTTTAGCTAAAAAGTACATGGAGAAGGGCGAGCTAGTGCCGGACGAAGTGACCATCAAGATGATCTTAGGACGCATCCAGCGGCCCGATTGCAAAAAGGGCTATCTGCTCGATGGCTTTCCGCGAACGTTGCCCCAGGCTACCGCCCTGGACGAAGCTCTCGCCAAAGCCCGCTCAGGCGCCATAGATAAGGCCGTCTATCTTAAGGTCTCTGAGAAAGAACTCCTCCAACGCTTGGGCGGCCGCTGGATCTGCCGCGCGGCCCAACATCCCTATCACATCGTCAACGCGCCTCCCAAGGTCAAGGGCAAGTGCGATATTGACGGGTCCGAGCTCTTTCAGCGCCCTGACGATTCCGAGGAGACGGCTCGCCGTCGCCTGAAGGTCTACTTTGATCAGACGGCTCCCCTCATCGAGTACTACCGCAAGCAGAAGCGCCTGGCCGAGGTGAACGGCGAGCAGGATATCGAGAAGGTTAGCAAAGATTTGTCTTCTGTACTAAAATAG